A section of the Spirosoma pollinicola genome encodes:
- a CDS encoding Kelch repeat-containing protein gives MKVHYLCFLGLVGISLTAKAQTWEPVTTQNTCSTRHENAATLIGDSLYAVGGRGIKPLEALNLKTLVWQTLPTPPLEMNHFQAITYGGELYVIGAFQGKYPHETPIPNIYIYSPKQGKWRMGPEIPKERLRGSAGVVVYKNKIYVACGIIDGHFDGHVAWLDEYDPKTNTWKRLADAPRTRDHITAAVVDDKLYLAGGRNSTARINKVLETTIAEVDVYDFKTGRWETLPASSNIPTQRAGATAVTQGGKVWIIGGETVQLLAHNEAEALDPKTNKWTTGPTLKQGRHGTQAVVHDGKIYIVAGSANHGGGPELNTVEVLN, from the coding sequence ATGAAGGTGCATTACCTCTGTTTTCTGGGTCTGGTCGGCATCAGCCTTACCGCAAAAGCCCAAACCTGGGAACCCGTTACCACGCAAAATACATGTTCAACCCGCCACGAAAATGCGGCTACGCTCATTGGCGATAGTTTGTATGCGGTAGGAGGTCGTGGTATCAAACCGTTAGAAGCGCTGAACCTGAAGACGCTGGTTTGGCAAACACTGCCCACTCCACCGCTCGAAATGAATCATTTTCAGGCTATTACCTATGGCGGGGAGTTGTATGTTATTGGCGCTTTTCAGGGTAAATATCCACACGAAACGCCTATTCCGAATATTTACATCTATAGTCCTAAGCAGGGAAAATGGCGAATGGGACCGGAAATTCCGAAAGAGCGGCTTCGGGGATCGGCGGGCGTGGTCGTTTATAAAAACAAAATCTATGTGGCCTGCGGGATTATTGATGGCCATTTTGATGGTCATGTCGCTTGGTTGGATGAGTATGACCCAAAAACGAACACCTGGAAACGCCTGGCCGATGCCCCCCGCACCCGCGACCACATTACAGCCGCCGTTGTTGATGATAAGCTATACTTGGCTGGCGGACGTAATTCGACAGCTCGTATCAATAAGGTGCTGGAGACAACTATTGCTGAAGTCGATGTTTACGATTTCAAAACAGGACGTTGGGAAACGTTACCCGCTTCATCGAATATCCCGACTCAGCGAGCAGGTGCTACAGCCGTAACGCAGGGCGGAAAAGTCTGGATTATTGGTGGTGAAACCGTGCAGTTACTGGCCCATAACGAAGCCGAAGCACTCGATCCAAAAACCAATAAATGGACAACAGGCCCAACCCTGAAACAAGGTCGACATGGTACGCAGGCCGTTGTTCATGATGGTAAAATCTACATTGTGGCAGGCTCGGCCAATCACGGTGGCGGTCCTGAATTAAATACCGTCGAAGTGTTAAATTAA
- a CDS encoding group II truncated hemoglobin — translation MNTQPNTGIPTLYEWAGGMEKFEAWTDLFYQRVHQDSELEPVFRGMSPEHTRHVAHFIAEVFRGPSTYSTEEGSHYEMIHHHLGKNLTEQQRQRWIGLILDTADIVGLPDDPEFRSALVGYLEWGSRLAVINSRENIVSEQVDAPMPTWGWGETGGPYIP, via the coding sequence ATGAATACACAACCGAACACAGGTATTCCCACACTCTATGAATGGGCGGGGGGTATGGAGAAATTTGAAGCCTGGACCGACTTATTTTACCAGCGGGTTCACCAGGATTCTGAACTTGAGCCCGTTTTTCGGGGTATGTCACCCGAACATACGCGTCATGTGGCTCATTTTATTGCCGAGGTCTTCCGGGGGCCATCGACATACAGCACAGAAGAAGGCAGTCATTATGAAATGATCCATCATCATCTGGGAAAAAACTTAACCGAACAGCAACGCCAACGCTGGATTGGCCTGATTCTGGACACGGCCGACATAGTTGGCTTACCCGATGATCCGGAATTTCGTTCTGCACTGGTTGGCTATCTGGAGTGGGGTTCCAGGCTTGCCGTTATTAATTCACGAGAGAATATCGTGAGTGAACAGGTAGATGCGCCTATGCCAACCTGGGGCTGGGGCGAAACAGGCGGACCTTACATTCCGTAG
- a CDS encoding DUF3298 and DUF4163 domain-containing protein produces the protein MKNTLAILLFGLINIVSACQSTDSEPPVLDKQNFTFTGSSRCDTTKNAGVDVSVAYVLLKSDTEGDRKINDSLRRLAVNSIVGWLDNETVAEHPDVQTDLAKAATLFATDYEIVRKDMGNLSGCWEVKTTADTLHAGPKTLSVKYETFAYTGGAHPNSSVSFYNFNRETGKIITLADMVSDTTALLRVVEKAFRKQQDLQPQNNLEEKGYFLHDGRFFLPANIGMSTSGLIFYYNPYEIAAYAVGPIQVTVPYAQLSGILHENWL, from the coding sequence ATGAAGAATACGCTGGCCATCCTTCTCTTTGGCTTAATCAATATAGTTTCGGCTTGTCAGTCTACGGATTCAGAGCCACCCGTTTTGGATAAACAGAACTTTACCTTTACCGGATCGAGCCGCTGCGATACCACTAAAAATGCGGGCGTAGATGTTTCTGTTGCATATGTACTTCTGAAGAGTGATACAGAAGGCGACCGGAAAATAAATGATAGTTTGCGCCGTCTTGCCGTTAACAGTATTGTTGGCTGGCTCGACAATGAAACCGTAGCCGAGCACCCCGATGTACAGACTGATTTAGCGAAAGCAGCTACCTTATTTGCGACCGATTACGAAATCGTGCGAAAGGATATGGGTAATTTAAGTGGTTGCTGGGAAGTGAAAACTACCGCTGACACACTGCATGCCGGTCCCAAAACCTTGTCGGTTAAATACGAAACGTTTGCTTACACAGGCGGTGCGCATCCAAACTCCAGTGTATCTTTTTATAACTTCAATCGGGAAACAGGAAAAATAATTACCCTGGCCGATATGGTATCGGACACGACCGCTTTGCTCAGGGTCGTTGAAAAAGCGTTTCGGAAGCAACAGGACTTACAGCCACAGAATAATCTTGAAGAGAAAGGTTATTTTCTTCATGACGGCCGATTCTTTTTACCGGCCAACATCGGTATGAGTACCAGCGGGCTGATATTTTACTATAACCCTTACGAGATAGCTGCTTACGCCGTCGGGCCGATTCAAGTCACGGTTCCTTATGCCCAACTGAGCGGGATCCTTCACGAAAATTGGTTGTAA
- a CDS encoding LytR/AlgR family response regulator transcription factor produces the protein MKTLIIDDERLARNELRRLLENFPKIQIIGEAANADEALPMIEELEPDLLFLDIQMPGKNGFELLQSIEGKTPEVIFTTAFDEYAIKAFEFNALDYLLKPVELARLSEAIHRVEEEQHSQETSGGASSGISTKILGENDQVFVKDGEKCWFVKLGKVRLFESMGNYVRLYFDDQKPLVLKSLNALEDRLNPATFFRANRKHIINLQWIEKIEPWFSGGLLVTLRGGDKIEISRRQAIRFKDLLSL, from the coding sequence ATGAAAACCCTTATCATTGACGACGAGCGACTGGCCCGCAACGAATTGCGTCGGCTGCTTGAGAATTTCCCCAAAATCCAGATTATTGGCGAAGCCGCCAATGCAGATGAAGCCCTTCCTATGATTGAAGAGCTTGAACCGGACCTGTTATTTTTAGACATTCAGATGCCCGGCAAAAATGGCTTTGAGTTGCTGCAGTCTATTGAAGGCAAAACGCCGGAGGTGATCTTTACCACGGCATTTGATGAATACGCGATTAAAGCGTTTGAGTTTAACGCGCTCGATTATCTGCTCAAGCCTGTTGAGTTAGCGCGACTGTCGGAGGCTATCCATCGGGTAGAGGAGGAGCAGCATAGCCAGGAAACATCCGGTGGTGCTTCATCAGGAATTTCAACAAAAATATTAGGCGAAAATGACCAGGTATTTGTGAAGGATGGCGAAAAATGCTGGTTTGTTAAACTGGGTAAAGTGCGGTTGTTCGAGTCGATGGGTAACTATGTCCGGCTGTATTTTGATGATCAAAAGCCACTGGTTCTCAAGTCGTTGAACGCACTGGAAGATCGTCTGAACCCCGCTACGTTTTTCCGGGCAAACCGCAAGCATATCATTAATTTGCAGTGGATTGAAAAAATTGAGCCCTGGTTTAGCGGGGGGTTATTGGTCACGCTGCGAGGAGGAGATAAAATCGAAATTAGCCGCCGACAGGCTATTCGGTTTAAAGATTTGTTAAGTTTGTAG
- a CDS encoding NADP-dependent malic enzyme, with protein sequence MNQKIRREDALDYHSKGRPGKLEVIPTKEYSTQRDLSLAYSPGVAEPCLAIEANPDDAFKYTAKGNLVAVISNGTAVLGLGDIGPAASKPVMEGKGLLFKIYADIDVFDIELNTKNIDEFVRTVKIMEPTFGGVNLEDIKAPECFEIEERLKRDMNIPVMHDDQHGTAIVSGAALLNALELVDKPIATAKFVILGAGAAAISCTRQYVALGAKHENIVMFDVNGPLRADRTDLSEIMRPFATTRDINSLDDAFAGADVFVGLSKGGIVNQDLIRAMAPNAIVFAMANPTPEIGYDEAMAARPDIIMATGRSDYPNQVNNVLGFPYIFRGALDVRATEINEAMKLAATYALADLAKKPVPDLVNLAYGESNMIFGRTYILPKPVDPRLLSTVAPAVAKAAIDSGVARLPITDWDAYEQQLARRLGQDNQISRVILTKAKANPKRVVFADAENLKVLKAAQQVRDEGIARPILLGDRKKIEQLIQENSLDLGQIPILDPRSPDQVGLIDRFTSVYFDKRKRKGVNVTEARKMMYYRNYFGAMMVETGEADALISGLTSSYPETIRPALQIIGKEPGVKRVAGMYILLTKRGPLFFSDTTVNFNPTAEEIVEITELTAQTVERFNIKPRIALVTYSNFGSAQGEDAEKMNRAVEILQQKHPDMIVDGEIQAHLAFNTELLQQNHPFSKLVGEGANTLIFPNLSAANIAYNLMSEAAGFDAIGPILLGIRKPVYVLQLGSSEREIVNMVAIAVVEAQGK encoded by the coding sequence ATGAATCAGAAAATCCGGCGCGAAGATGCCCTTGATTATCACTCCAAAGGGCGTCCGGGTAAATTAGAAGTCATTCCCACAAAAGAATACAGCACCCAGCGCGACCTGTCATTAGCCTACTCCCCCGGCGTAGCCGAACCTTGCCTGGCAATTGAAGCCAACCCCGACGATGCCTTTAAATACACCGCCAAGGGAAACCTAGTAGCGGTTATCAGTAATGGTACGGCTGTTCTGGGGCTGGGCGATATTGGCCCCGCAGCCAGTAAACCTGTCATGGAAGGCAAGGGCTTGCTGTTTAAAATTTATGCCGATATCGATGTGTTCGACATTGAGTTGAATACCAAAAACATCGACGAGTTTGTCCGCACGGTCAAAATTATGGAACCGACTTTTGGCGGGGTCAACCTCGAAGACATAAAAGCGCCGGAATGTTTCGAAATTGAGGAGCGACTCAAACGAGATATGAATATCCCGGTCATGCACGACGACCAGCATGGTACGGCCATAGTGAGCGGGGCGGCACTTCTTAACGCGCTCGAACTGGTCGACAAACCTATTGCAACAGCCAAATTTGTAATTCTGGGCGCTGGAGCAGCCGCTATTTCCTGTACCCGCCAATATGTGGCATTAGGTGCCAAACACGAGAACATTGTGATGTTCGACGTGAACGGGCCGCTTCGCGCCGACCGCACCGACCTGAGCGAGATCATGCGTCCGTTTGCTACCACGCGGGATATAAACTCACTGGACGATGCCTTTGCCGGAGCGGACGTATTCGTTGGCTTATCGAAAGGCGGTATCGTGAATCAGGATCTGATTCGGGCGATGGCTCCCAACGCGATTGTATTTGCGATGGCAAACCCAACGCCCGAAATCGGCTATGACGAAGCGATGGCTGCCCGCCCCGATATTATCATGGCAACGGGTCGCTCAGACTACCCCAACCAGGTGAACAATGTGCTTGGTTTTCCTTACATTTTTCGGGGTGCGCTGGACGTTCGGGCTACCGAAATCAACGAAGCGATGAAACTGGCGGCTACCTACGCACTGGCCGACTTAGCCAAGAAACCCGTGCCCGATCTGGTCAATCTGGCCTACGGCGAATCGAATATGATTTTTGGGCGAACCTATATTCTGCCTAAGCCTGTTGATCCTCGACTACTTTCGACGGTAGCACCAGCCGTAGCAAAGGCGGCTATAGACTCCGGGGTGGCTCGGTTGCCCATCACCGATTGGGACGCTTATGAACAACAGCTTGCCCGCCGATTGGGACAGGATAATCAGATTTCGCGGGTTATATTAACGAAAGCGAAAGCGAATCCAAAACGGGTTGTCTTTGCCGATGCCGAAAACCTGAAAGTACTGAAAGCCGCCCAACAAGTGCGGGACGAAGGTATTGCGCGTCCAATTCTATTGGGCGACCGAAAAAAAATCGAGCAGCTTATTCAGGAGAATAGCCTCGACTTGGGCCAGATTCCAATTCTCGACCCTCGTTCGCCCGATCAGGTAGGATTGATCGATCGCTTTACGAGCGTTTATTTCGATAAGCGTAAGCGTAAAGGCGTTAACGTTACCGAAGCTCGGAAGATGATGTATTACCGCAACTACTTCGGTGCGATGATGGTCGAAACGGGTGAAGCCGACGCCTTGATTTCGGGTCTGACGAGTTCCTACCCCGAAACGATCCGACCCGCGCTGCAGATAATTGGTAAAGAGCCGGGCGTTAAGCGGGTTGCCGGTATGTACATTCTGCTCACTAAACGCGGGCCGCTTTTCTTCTCCGACACAACGGTCAACTTCAACCCCACCGCCGAAGAAATTGTCGAGATAACCGAGCTAACGGCTCAAACTGTTGAACGGTTCAATATCAAGCCACGCATTGCCCTGGTCACGTACTCGAACTTTGGGAGCGCACAGGGCGAAGATGCCGAGAAGATGAACCGTGCGGTTGAGATTCTGCAACAAAAACACCCCGACATGATTGTTGATGGTGAAATTCAGGCTCACTTAGCCTTTAATACAGAACTACTACAACAAAATCACCCGTTCAGCAAGCTGGTTGGCGAAGGCGCCAATACGCTTATATTCCCGAACCTGTCGGCGGCAAACATCGCCTACAACTTAATGAGCGAAGCCGCCGGTTTCGATGCCATTGGGCCTATTTTGCTCGGTATCCGCAAACCGGTATATGTGCTGCAGTTAGGCTCGTCGGAACGAGAAATCGTTAATATGGTCGCCATTGCGGTGGTCGAAGCACAGGGAAAATAA
- a CDS encoding sensor histidine kinase, whose product MSKQKIYWFCQLFGWSLLILVEYLAYLFEDGFQADELYLAIVNIFLGISLTHLYRLMIRRWNWVQLPFFRLAPRVLLSVFVLALIMTMVNLPMDRLIVPQHLMGEPWLLFGYIMTWGKTMLAWVLSYTAYHYVEENRNAEIEKILLKTSIRETEAKVLRSQLNPHFVFNALNSIRALVYENPTKAQQSITQLSNLLRNSLLADRRKTVELREEIKTVEDYLDLEKVRYEERLVSHIELDGRTLYWQVPPMMLQTLVENAIKHGVSTAVGGGFIEVKSSLVADKLHIIIRNTGVLGDKEASGGFGLANTAQRLELLYGPDAKFHIFQENELQNGSPVVCAEITIPAQSEGIFRRKEIGVRSLK is encoded by the coding sequence ATGTCTAAGCAAAAAATATATTGGTTTTGTCAGTTATTCGGCTGGTCGCTCCTCATTTTGGTGGAGTATCTGGCCTATCTGTTTGAAGATGGTTTCCAAGCTGATGAACTGTACTTAGCCATTGTCAATATTTTTCTTGGCATTTCCCTAACGCATCTCTACCGGCTCATGATCAGGCGGTGGAACTGGGTGCAGCTACCGTTTTTTCGACTTGCCCCACGCGTTTTACTGTCCGTTTTTGTGCTTGCCCTGATCATGACCATGGTGAATTTGCCCATGGACCGGCTTATCGTTCCGCAACATTTGATGGGCGAACCCTGGCTATTGTTTGGCTACATTATGACTTGGGGTAAAACCATGCTTGCCTGGGTGTTGAGCTATACCGCTTACCATTATGTGGAAGAAAACCGGAATGCCGAGATCGAAAAAATCCTATTAAAAACCAGCATTCGCGAAACAGAGGCCAAAGTGTTGCGGTCGCAGTTGAATCCGCACTTTGTCTTTAACGCCCTCAACAGTATTCGGGCACTGGTGTATGAAAATCCCACAAAAGCACAGCAAAGCATTACGCAACTCTCTAATTTACTGCGTAACTCACTACTGGCCGACCGGCGGAAAACAGTTGAGTTACGCGAGGAAATTAAAACGGTAGAGGATTACTTAGACCTCGAAAAAGTCCGTTATGAGGAGCGGCTGGTTTCGCACATTGAGCTTGATGGCAGAACTTTATACTGGCAAGTGCCGCCTATGATGCTGCAAACACTGGTCGAAAATGCGATCAAACATGGGGTATCAACGGCGGTGGGTGGCGGCTTTATCGAAGTAAAATCCAGCCTGGTAGCCGATAAACTTCACATAATTATTCGAAACACAGGTGTTTTGGGAGATAAGGAAGCTTCCGGGGGCTTCGGCTTAGCTAATACGGCACAGCGTCTTGAACTGCTGTACGGGCCTGATGCGAAGTTTCATATTTTCCAGGAAAACGAACTCCAGAACGGTAGCCCTGTTGTTTGTGCCGAAATCACTATTCCCGCCCAGTCGGAGGGCATATTCCGTCGAAAGGAAATAGGGGTCAGGAGTTTAAAATGA
- a CDS encoding Lrp/AsnC family transcriptional regulator encodes MEILDKTDRRILTLLQQNARLTIQEIGQKINLSKTPVHERIKRLEREGIIERYVTILDKKKLGNLLIVFCQVTLDRQTRDAFADFETAVRVLPDVLECNRVSGTFDYLIKIVSKDMESYNYFYQEQLSVIPGTLHISSFFVMADVKNSTVIPVE; translated from the coding sequence ATGGAAATTTTAGATAAAACGGATCGCCGAATCCTTACTTTACTACAGCAGAATGCTCGACTAACCATACAGGAAATAGGTCAAAAGATTAATTTGTCTAAGACCCCCGTTCATGAGCGCATAAAAAGACTTGAACGAGAAGGCATTATCGAGCGCTATGTAACGATCCTTGACAAGAAAAAACTCGGGAATTTACTGATCGTTTTTTGTCAGGTAACACTCGACCGGCAAACCCGCGACGCCTTCGCCGATTTTGAAACGGCTGTACGCGTTTTGCCGGATGTGCTGGAATGCAACCGGGTTTCGGGGACGTTCGATTACCTGATCAAAATCGTTAGCAAGGACATGGAGTCCTATAATTATTTTTATCAGGAGCAATTGTCGGTCATTCCCGGTACACTACACATTAGTAGCTTTTTTGTCATGGCCGATGTTAAAAATTCGACGGTTATACCGGTCGAGTAA
- a CDS encoding hotdog fold thioesterase has product MKADFDLTALDFLHTDSISKLLGIEFIEAGEGYLIARMPVDQRTHQPFGILHGGASVVLAETLGSVASFMLLDDPTKQRAVGLEINANHIRSVREGWVYGRCTPIHIGRTTHIWDIRITDEQGKLVCVSRLTIAVIGS; this is encoded by the coding sequence ATGAAAGCTGACTTCGATCTGACTGCACTTGATTTTCTCCATACCGATTCAATCAGTAAACTTCTTGGTATTGAATTTATTGAAGCGGGCGAAGGGTATTTGATTGCCCGCATGCCCGTTGACCAACGAACGCATCAACCTTTTGGCATTTTGCACGGGGGAGCCTCGGTGGTGTTAGCCGAAACACTGGGCAGTGTAGCGTCTTTTATGCTATTGGACGACCCCACCAAACAACGGGCAGTTGGTCTTGAGATCAATGCCAATCACATTCGCTCGGTGCGTGAAGGTTGGGTTTACGGGCGCTGCACACCCATTCATATCGGCCGCACAACCCACATCTGGGATATCCGTATTACCGATGAGCAGGGCAAACTGGTCTGTGTAAGTCGGCTAACCATTGCCGTTATTGGGAGTTAA
- a CDS encoding 3-keto-disaccharide hydrolase: protein MKISLNILLLCLTTFTMAFAQKAASKEEWVSIFNGKDLKDWDIKIAGRPLNDNYQNTFRVENGIMRVVYDQYKTFDFKYGHIYYKKPYSYYRVRFQYRFLGNQTPGGDSWNVRNSGIMLHSQSAESLSLNQTFPVSLEMQLLGGLGKGERHTGNLCTPGTQVFIGDKLRPEHCTDSDSKTYDGDQWVTAEAIVMGDSIVHHLINGDTVLTYQRPQVGGGFVSPTSDWDSGRFGATAANHWISQANTPLGSGFLALQAESHPIDFRNIEVLDLVGCMNPKALNYKSYYVKADNTKCRYKK from the coding sequence ATGAAAATCTCACTTAACATACTTCTCCTTTGTTTGACGACCTTCACGATGGCTTTTGCCCAAAAAGCTGCCAGTAAAGAAGAATGGGTGTCGATTTTTAATGGGAAAGATTTGAAAGACTGGGATATAAAAATTGCTGGTCGACCGCTCAACGACAATTACCAGAACACCTTTCGAGTCGAGAATGGTATCATGCGTGTTGTGTATGACCAGTACAAAACGTTTGATTTTAAATATGGGCACATATACTATAAAAAGCCCTACTCATACTATCGCGTACGGTTCCAATATCGGTTTTTAGGCAATCAAACGCCCGGTGGCGACTCCTGGAATGTACGGAATAGCGGTATTATGCTTCACTCCCAATCGGCAGAAAGTTTATCGCTCAATCAAACGTTCCCTGTCTCTCTGGAAATGCAGTTGCTGGGTGGCCTAGGTAAAGGTGAGCGCCATACGGGTAACCTGTGTACGCCGGGTACGCAAGTGTTTATAGGAGATAAACTCCGCCCCGAACATTGCACGGACTCCGATTCGAAAACGTATGATGGCGACCAATGGGTTACCGCTGAAGCGATCGTGATGGGCGATTCGATTGTGCACCATTTGATCAACGGCGACACCGTGTTGACATACCAACGACCACAAGTTGGTGGCGGATTCGTAAGCCCTACCAGTGACTGGGATTCAGGACGATTTGGAGCAACTGCCGCAAATCACTGGATCAGCCAGGCCAATACGCCACTTGGCAGCGGGTTTCTGGCGTTACAGGCCGAAAGCCATCCTATTGATTTTCGGAATATTGAGGTGTTAGATCTAGTCGGCTGTATGAACCCTAAAGCGTTGAATTACAAATCGTATTATGTAAAAGCTGACAATACAAAATGCCGGTATAAGAAATAG
- a CDS encoding histidine phosphatase family protein — translation MMQKTIYLIRHGETDYNRRGVVQGSGVDSDLNDMGRAQAQAFFQAYQHVPFSKIYISGLKRTYQTAEPFIELGLPFEKLTGLNEISWGVMEGKAPGNLDNEYYRDLIEAWESGNTAKTTDGGESPEQVAARQKVAVDIILSHPEEETVLVAMHGRAMRILLCWITNRPLSKMDQFEHSNLCLYKLQYDYDSALFTIELANDTAHLLSLALA, via the coding sequence TTGATGCAAAAAACAATTTATCTGATTCGCCACGGCGAAACTGACTACAACCGGCGGGGCGTCGTGCAGGGAAGTGGCGTTGATTCAGACCTCAACGATATGGGACGGGCGCAGGCTCAGGCTTTTTTTCAGGCCTATCAGCATGTGCCATTCAGCAAGATTTACATTTCTGGACTGAAGCGAACCTACCAAACCGCCGAACCTTTTATTGAACTGGGATTACCGTTCGAAAAGCTGACCGGCCTCAATGAGATAAGCTGGGGTGTTATGGAGGGCAAAGCGCCCGGTAATCTGGACAATGAGTATTACCGCGATCTGATCGAAGCCTGGGAGTCGGGCAACACGGCCAAAACAACCGATGGGGGTGAAAGCCCCGAACAGGTGGCCGCCCGACAAAAAGTGGCTGTAGATATTATTTTGTCGCATCCAGAGGAAGAGACCGTGCTAGTGGCCATGCACGGACGCGCCATGCGTATTTTGCTATGTTGGATCACCAACCGGCCGCTCTCGAAAATGGATCAGTTCGAGCACAGTAACCTCTGCCTTTATAAACTCCAATACGATTACGATTCGGCCCTGTTCACAATAGAACTGGCCAATGACACCGCCCATTTGCTGTCCCTGGCATTGGCCTGA
- the ald gene encoding alanine dehydrogenase has product MVIGVPKEIKNNENRVALTPAGVTELRKHGHTVYVQVNAGEGSGFEDEEYIAAGAIMLPTIEAVYNIAEMIMKVKEPIASEYDLIKQDQLLFTYFHFASSEELTQAMLAKGAVCLAYETVERPDRSLPLLVPMSEVAGRMAVQEGAKYLEKPLKGRGILLGGVPGVKPANVLILGGGIVGTQAAKMAAGLGAHVTIMDVSLARLRYLSDIMPPNVQTMMSNEYNIREMIKVCDLIVGAVLIPGAKAPHLITREMLKLMRAGTVLVDVAVDQGGCIETCSPTTHENPTFIIDGVVHYCVANMPGAVPYTSTLALTNATLPYALQLANKGWQQACRDNSDLKLGLNVVDGKIVYKGVADAFNLPLTDVSTVLTEEEMA; this is encoded by the coding sequence ATGGTCATTGGTGTTCCAAAAGAAATCAAAAACAACGAGAACCGTGTGGCACTAACGCCCGCTGGTGTAACCGAACTACGTAAGCATGGCCACACGGTCTATGTACAGGTAAATGCCGGTGAAGGTAGTGGGTTCGAGGACGAAGAGTACATCGCGGCTGGTGCCATTATGCTGCCAACCATTGAAGCAGTGTATAACATCGCCGAAATGATCATGAAGGTTAAGGAGCCTATTGCTTCCGAATACGATTTGATCAAGCAAGACCAGTTGCTGTTTACCTATTTCCACTTCGCTTCATCGGAGGAACTGACGCAGGCCATGCTGGCGAAAGGGGCTGTTTGCCTGGCCTACGAAACCGTTGAGCGCCCGGACCGCAGCTTGCCGTTGCTAGTTCCCATGTCGGAAGTAGCTGGCCGGATGGCGGTTCAGGAAGGTGCTAAATATTTAGAAAAACCATTGAAAGGCCGGGGCATTCTGCTCGGTGGCGTTCCGGGTGTGAAACCTGCCAACGTTCTTATTTTAGGCGGTGGTATTGTAGGTACCCAAGCGGCTAAAATGGCTGCTGGTCTGGGAGCACACGTTACGATCATGGATGTCAGCCTGGCCCGTTTACGTTACCTGTCAGACATTATGCCACCAAACGTGCAAACGATGATGTCGAACGAATACAACATTCGGGAGATGATCAAAGTCTGTGACCTGATCGTTGGTGCGGTGTTGATTCCAGGGGCTAAAGCGCCACACCTTATTACACGGGAGATGTTGAAACTGATGCGTGCCGGTACGGTGCTGGTAGACGTAGCTGTTGACCAGGGCGGTTGCATTGAAACCTGCTCGCCTACTACCCACGAAAATCCAACCTTCATCATTGACGGTGTCGTTCATTACTGCGTTGCCAACATGCCGGGTGCTGTTCCATACACAAGCACGCTGGCCTTGACCAATGCGACGTTGCCTTATGCACTTCAATTAGCCAACAAAGGCTGGCAGCAAGCCTGCCGCGACAATTCTGACCTGAAACTGGGCCTGAATGTAGTCGATGGCAAGATTGTGTATAAAGGTGTTGCTGATGCATTCAATTTGCCATTGACTGACGTAAGCACGGTGCTTACCGAAGAAGAAATGGCTTAA